A window of the Lactuca sativa cultivar Salinas chromosome 5, Lsat_Salinas_v11, whole genome shotgun sequence genome harbors these coding sequences:
- the LOC111893371 gene encoding transcription factor MYB120 — protein sequence MSLKNDIINDGIRNMRRGVRGKQEYNELKKGHWRPAEDAILAKYVMKNGESNWNDLQRKGLLMRCGQSCRLRWVNHLRSNIKKGAFTLEEKSRIVRLHAEYGNRWSFIALHLPGRTDNEIKNYWYARFKRRVRNGLPVYPPGIHQHIKRREFFHLQPKKPPQSQKQLYISSSSSSSSFLENLDFNPSISSLSSSYVEHPSFNCIPTSTSFLHQTNMAASSLSSLVQANPDYNHFDFMSLMDPMSYPFLLNSSYHLDFMPYSNLDNYKNDGLTFTMPPPQNLSLSSSPYMPLFDKTRQITSLGMNPISQMDEAFSSKNFELYIPSIRSSVPSITPTYSSTNMNNVNCDTVSVPNGSYMTSMDASSSRFSLIDMGLKSQAKFFKDLNMMNNDSCSWLEIPPNRPPKELEEFLDDSYTKPPNPSTGIIFESIDNLQSEVLCSYVSLPNGNDMTFMDDFNSGFLPNDMEVKSKNNDFEGVNMMINDNWCNWSWLDFPPIGPPNHLNQDNNDAINPMEQSQDWSPG from the exons ATGAGTctcaaaaatgatatcatcaatgATGGTATAAGAAACATGAGAAGGGGTGTTAGAGGTAAACAAGAATATAATGAACTAAAAAAAGGACATTGGAGGCCTGCGGAGGATGCAATACTAGCAAAGTATGTGATGAAAAATGGTGAAAGCAATTGGAACGATCTTCAACGAAAGGGTTTATTGATGAGATGCGGGCAAAGTTGTAGGCTTCGATGGGTTAACCATTTAAGGTCTAATATCAAGAAAGGGGCTTTTACTCTGGAAGAAAAAAGTaggatcgtaagactccatgcaGAATACGGCAATAGATGGTCATTTATTGCTCTTCac CTTCCAGGACGAACAGATAACGAGATAAAAAATTACTGGTACGCCAGGTTTAAAAGACGAGTTCGTAATGGATTACCTGTTTACCCTCCTGGAATTCATCAACATATCAAGCGTCGAGAATTTTTCCATCTGCAACCAAAAAAACCTCCACAGAGCcaaaaacaactttatatttcatcatcatcatcatcatcatcattcctTGAAAATCTTGATTTCAACCCAAGCATATCTTCATTATCTTCCTCATATGTAGAACACCCTAGTTTCAATTGCATCCCCACTTCAACATCTTTTTTGCATCAAACAAACATGGCCGCTTCATCATTATCATCCTTAGTTCAGGCAAACCCTGATTACAATCACTTTGACTTTATGTCTCTAATGGACCCAATGAGCTACCCATTTCTACTTAATTCTTCATATCACCTTGATTTCATGCCTTATTCCAACCTTGATAATTATAAGAATGATGGTCTCACCTTTACAATGCCACCCCCTCAAAACCTATCTCTTTCGAGCTCACCTTATATGCCTCTATTTGATAAAACCCGACAAATCACTTCATTAGGCATGAATCCTATCTCTCAAATGGATGAAGCTTTTTCCTCTAAAAATTTTGAACTATATATACCTTCAATCCGTTCATCTGTTCCATCAATTACACCAACTTACTCTTCAACTAACATGAATAATGTGAATTGTGATACAGTATCTGTACCAAATGGTAGTTACATGACATCTATGGATGCCTCAAGCTCTAGATTTTCATTAATCG ATATGGGACTTAAATCGCAAGCAAAATTTTTTAAGGATTTAAACATGATGAACAATGATAGTTGCAGCTGGCTAGAAATCCCACCAAATAGACCCCCTAAAGAACTAGAAGAATTTTTGGATGATTCATATACCAAACCACCCAATCCTTCAACTGGCATAATTTTTGAATCAATAGACAACCTACAGAGTGAAGTTCTGTGCTCTTATGTTTCTTTACCAAATGGTAATGATATGACATTTATGGATGACTTCAACTCTGGCTTTTTACCAAATG ATATGGAAGTCAAATCCAAAAATAATGATTTTGAGGGTGTCAACATGATGATCAACGATAACTGGTGTAACTGGAGTTGGCTAGACTTCCCACCAATTGGACCTCCTAATCATCTGAATCAAGATAACAATGATGCAATCAACCCAATGGAACAAAGCCAGGACTGGTCTCCAG GTTAA